CCTATCACAAATTTGATTCGTATTTAAGAAAAAAGTAGCACATGTTCCATCCTCAGACAAGACCGCACAAGCACAATGAGAATCAtgtatctttcttttttcttttaatgacAATAAAACAAAAGACCGCATCCAAGATGCTTTGAAATCGTGAAACTGAAACATGAAGGCAAATACATTGAACACACAAATGAACTGTTGTTTCACTAAAGCTTTTCAGACATCGAACTAAAAAAGTACCGATCTTGTGTTTTGTCGGAAAGTTGAACTCTTCTTCCTTCACCAGCAGAATTGGCTTTAAGTAACATGTTTTTCAACAAACATAGTGCTCAGAAATCATACACATAAACAGACAGATTGAAACTAAAGAACCAAATCAAAAACCTTAGCTTCACCAAAACCAACCAGATGAGAGAATTTGCAACTAAAGATTTATAATAGATAccattttcttttatataatagCAAAACATCATTGCAGTTTTTTCATACTTTATCAGAGCAACAACTTGAAGAAAACCCCATCATAAAAGATgataaactttatattataaaaagggAGAATTCGATAGAAAACAATCACATCATGATCACTTCTTGAGGCTTCCTCTGATTCCAGGTTTAGGTTTGGACGATTCGGCAGGAGCAGCAAGAGCCTCGTGGAGATTCTTCGGCTCCTCGTAAGGCAATTTGGGATGCTTCGACTCGTGATGGATCTGCATCGTCTTCAGATCCGGCGCCGTGATCTTGCAGTGAGGACACTCGTACTTGGCGTGCCCTCCTTTCTCCTTCCCGGTCCTGTCGGCGAGCCCGGCCTTTCCTCCTCCTCTGTTGGTCAACGCTGCATCGGCTTTCGCCTGGAGCTCCTTCGCCGTGTGCTTCTTCGGCTTCGCTTTGCCTGTCATCGTGAATCGGCGGCTGAGAGATGAGAACCCTAACCCTAA
The sequence above is drawn from the Raphanus sativus cultivar WK10039 chromosome 7, ASM80110v3, whole genome shotgun sequence genome and encodes:
- the LOC108817228 gene encoding protein METHYLENE BLUE SENSITIVITY 2, with the translated sequence MTGKAKPKKHTAKELQAKADAALTNRGGGKAGLADRTGKEKGGHAKYECPHCKITAPDLKTMQIHHESKHPKLPYEEPKNLHEALAAPAESSKPKPGIRGSLKK